In Vibrio sp. STUT-A11, a genomic segment contains:
- a CDS encoding copper-translocating P-type ATPase, whose protein sequence is MNQFVVPLSGLNCMGCARKVEKTLHANHSVEILNLSPTSAEIKTDASLEEIVKSIESLGYHAGNAYDFNLSGLSCGGCVKKLSALLESNADVISFEASTTQLNIRTLLSEQQVIELVASLGYTASKEVITGTESTEAKSAEPEDDTQAAQSEAPDNPLEDIPPASSTQLQMLIQGMTCASCVSSVEKALTKVEGVEKAQVNLAEQSALVFATQDSEDLHQAIVESVKQAGYQAEILQDAATQQEKQAQQQLAQQKRFKFDAIAGLVVGAPLMLWGVAGGNMMIRHSSDQFIWGAVGLLCLLLLATAGRHFFSNAWLAATHKRATMDTLVALGTGAAWLYSMLVVTFPDWFPPASRHVYFEASAMIIGLISLGHYIEAKAKANTTRSLQALINLQPQQATAITEKGDQTISVEQITLGMKLRIKPGEKVPVDGTVLEGESYIDESMLTGEPVPVLKGLDAEVSAGTLNTDGSLVIKATGIGANTMLARIIRMVRTAQSSKPAIAKLADQISAVFVPVVVGIALLAALVWFAVGPEPKASYMLVVTTTVLIIACPCALGLATPLSVTVGVGKAAELGILIKDADALQLASKVDTVVFDKTGTLTQGKPSVQRVFTHATSQDELLAMAYAAERQSEHPLAKAVCDFAKQQDAQEVTLDKFENVRGRGILATYQGKPLLIGSLQFMQAENIDTSNLKQAIEESAENAWTPVAVALDNKLVGLIAIADPIKSDAKEALSALKAQGVKTVMLTGDNQHVADAIGKELGIDEVIAQVLPDEKARHIEQLQSKGHIVAMVGDGINDAPALALANLGIAMGSGSDVAIESAQMTILNTSPMAVVHAIELSRATLKNMKQNLFGAFVYNSLGIPVAAGVLYPAFGFLLSPVVAGAAMALSSITVVSNANRLRLFSVK, encoded by the coding sequence ATGAATCAGTTTGTAGTACCGTTATCAGGGCTTAACTGCATGGGCTGTGCAAGGAAAGTAGAGAAAACTTTACATGCAAATCATAGTGTTGAGATCCTCAATTTGTCTCCGACCTCAGCTGAAATTAAAACCGACGCCTCATTAGAAGAAATCGTCAAATCGATTGAGTCGTTGGGTTACCACGCGGGTAACGCTTATGACTTTAATTTGTCAGGATTGAGCTGTGGCGGCTGCGTCAAAAAGCTCTCTGCTTTATTAGAGTCAAATGCAGACGTTATCTCATTTGAAGCTTCGACGACGCAATTAAATATCCGTACTCTCCTTTCTGAGCAGCAAGTCATCGAGCTTGTGGCGAGCTTAGGCTACACCGCGAGTAAAGAAGTCATCACTGGCACCGAAAGTACAGAAGCTAAAAGTGCCGAGCCTGAAGATGACACCCAAGCTGCACAAAGCGAAGCACCAGATAACCCACTGGAAGACATTCCACCAGCCAGCAGCACTCAACTGCAAATGCTAATCCAGGGAATGACCTGCGCAAGTTGCGTTTCTTCAGTCGAAAAAGCACTAACTAAGGTTGAAGGTGTAGAAAAAGCTCAGGTAAATCTTGCTGAACAAAGTGCCTTAGTGTTCGCGACTCAGGATTCAGAAGACTTACACCAAGCGATTGTCGAGTCGGTAAAACAAGCAGGATACCAGGCAGAAATATTACAAGACGCTGCAACGCAACAAGAGAAGCAAGCACAGCAGCAACTGGCACAACAAAAACGCTTTAAATTTGATGCCATTGCAGGCTTGGTGGTTGGTGCGCCTTTAATGTTGTGGGGTGTGGCTGGCGGTAACATGATGATTCGCCACAGCAGTGACCAGTTCATTTGGGGTGCGGTCGGCCTTTTATGTTTGCTGCTTCTGGCAACGGCTGGTCGTCACTTCTTCAGCAACGCTTGGTTAGCGGCGACTCACAAGCGCGCAACCATGGATACATTGGTCGCGTTAGGCACTGGCGCTGCGTGGCTTTACTCCATGCTGGTGGTGACTTTCCCAGACTGGTTTCCGCCAGCGTCGCGCCATGTATACTTCGAAGCCAGCGCGATGATCATCGGTTTGATTTCTCTCGGCCACTACATAGAAGCCAAAGCGAAAGCCAACACGACTCGCTCGTTGCAGGCTTTGATTAACTTGCAGCCACAGCAAGCGACGGCTATTACAGAGAAAGGCGATCAGACCATCAGCGTTGAGCAAATCACGCTGGGCATGAAGCTGAGAATCAAACCGGGCGAAAAAGTACCAGTAGATGGCACCGTACTCGAAGGTGAATCCTACATTGACGAGTCAATGCTAACGGGTGAGCCTGTACCAGTATTAAAAGGACTGGATGCTGAAGTCTCTGCTGGTACGCTCAACACCGACGGTAGCTTGGTCATCAAAGCGACTGGCATTGGTGCCAATACGATGCTTGCGCGCATCATTCGTATGGTTAGAACCGCTCAAAGCAGTAAACCTGCTATCGCCAAATTAGCCGACCAAATTTCAGCGGTATTTGTACCTGTCGTGGTAGGTATTGCCTTACTTGCTGCGCTGGTTTGGTTTGCAGTAGGTCCAGAGCCTAAAGCTAGCTACATGCTCGTGGTGACAACGACCGTACTCATTATCGCCTGCCCTTGTGCATTGGGGTTGGCTACACCACTTTCCGTTACCGTTGGCGTAGGTAAAGCCGCCGAGTTGGGCATCTTAATTAAAGATGCGGATGCACTGCAGTTAGCCAGTAAAGTCGATACGGTCGTCTTCGATAAAACCGGCACGTTGACACAAGGAAAACCATCGGTGCAGCGAGTTTTTACTCACGCGACCAGCCAAGATGAACTGCTTGCTATGGCTTATGCGGCTGAGCGTCAGTCTGAGCATCCACTTGCCAAAGCCGTGTGTGATTTTGCTAAACAACAAGACGCGCAAGAAGTCACGTTAGACAAATTCGAAAACGTCCGTGGACGCGGCATCTTAGCGACTTACCAAGGTAAACCATTGCTGATTGGTTCTTTGCAATTTATGCAAGCCGAGAACATTGACACAAGTAACCTAAAACAAGCGATAGAAGAGAGCGCAGAAAACGCGTGGACGCCTGTCGCTGTGGCTCTGGATAACAAGTTAGTCGGACTGATTGCGATTGCCGATCCAATCAAGTCAGACGCTAAAGAAGCGCTTTCAGCCTTAAAAGCTCAGGGAGTCAAAACCGTGATGTTAACGGGTGATAACCAGCACGTTGCTGATGCGATCGGTAAAGAGCTCGGCATTGATGAAGTGATTGCACAAGTGTTACCAGATGAAAAAGCACGGCATATTGAGCAGCTTCAGTCTAAAGGCCATATTGTGGCGATGGTAGGAGACGGCATTAACGATGCGCCTGCTCTTGCTCTTGCCAACCTTGGTATTGCAATGGGCAGCGGCAGCGATGTGGCGATAGAAAGTGCGCAAATGACGATTCTCAACACATCACCAATGGCCGTGGTACACGCAATTGAGTTGTCGCGCGCCACACTTAAAAACATGAAACAAAACTTGTTTGGTGCCTTTGTTTATAACTCGTTGGGCATACCTGTTGCGGCAGGCGTACTTTACCCAGCATTTGGCTTTTTACTCAGTCCCGTAGTTGCAGGAGCAGCGATGGCACTGTCTTCAATTACTGTCGTTAGTAATGCAAACCGACTACGACTGTTTTCAGTAAAATGA
- a CDS encoding DUF411 domain-containing protein, which translates to MKLKLVTFAMLATVSANVLAADVINHKSPYCGCCGDWTKHMEENGFTVEEKLHDDINAIKRELGMNNQQLYSCHTAEINGYLFEGHVPAADIKAFLENPPKNAKGLTVPGMPVGSPGMEYGDKKDSYTVYAFNEKGQVSAFSHHKGNDE; encoded by the coding sequence ATGAAATTGAAACTTGTAACTTTTGCAATGCTTGCGACCGTATCCGCCAATGTATTGGCAGCCGATGTCATTAACCACAAGTCGCCATATTGTGGCTGTTGTGGTGACTGGACAAAACACATGGAAGAGAACGGCTTTACGGTCGAAGAAAAACTGCATGATGATATTAATGCCATCAAACGCGAATTAGGCATGAACAACCAACAGCTCTACTCTTGCCATACAGCAGAAATAAACGGTTATCTGTTTGAAGGACACGTGCCAGCAGCCGATATTAAAGCCTTCTTGGAAAACCCACCGAAGAATGCGAAAGGTCTGACGGTTCCTGGAATGCCTGTAGGCTCTCCAGGCATGGAGTATGGCGATAAAAAGGACAGTTACACCGTTTACGCTTTCAATGAAAAAGGACAAGTTTCGGCCTTTAGTCACCACAAAGGTAACGACGAATAG
- a CDS encoding oligogalacturonate-specific porin KdgM family protein: MKYIFALSALSLAFASSAFAGSSYVTGNVQFHDDGRIHGSDVTSTIEAGHTFDNSFGGFTVYTEFDGIQLGKLESKNGGAGNITPYITLGGEQSFNITDRLWVAAGYQHLFSAGENIQYRPLVKIGYNFDNGISLSNRTRAHIDATDADADTDYRMDNRIGYVMNEDVTLSYNNVYMIDADTMDHEFRATWTRKGVQPYFELRSQAHGAENANGDSLVNNAFVFGASYGF; the protein is encoded by the coding sequence ATGAAATACATTTTTGCACTGAGTGCTCTTTCTCTCGCTTTCGCTTCTAGCGCATTTGCTGGTTCTTCTTACGTAACAGGTAACGTTCAATTTCACGATGATGGTCGAATTCACGGCTCAGACGTGACTTCTACAATAGAAGCTGGTCATACTTTCGATAATTCATTTGGTGGCTTTACGGTTTACACCGAGTTTGATGGTATTCAACTTGGCAAACTAGAAAGCAAAAATGGTGGCGCAGGGAACATAACACCTTACATTACGCTCGGGGGAGAGCAGTCATTTAATATCACTGATCGTCTGTGGGTTGCAGCAGGTTACCAACACTTGTTCTCAGCGGGCGAAAATATTCAATACCGTCCACTGGTGAAAATTGGTTACAACTTCGATAACGGTATTTCTCTGAGCAACCGCACGCGTGCACATATTGATGCAACAGACGCAGATGCAGATACGGACTACCGCATGGATAACCGCATTGGTTACGTGATGAATGAAGATGTGACACTAAGCTACAATAACGTATACATGATTGATGCCGATACAATGGACCACGAGTTCCGTGCGACATGGACTCGTAAAGGCGTTCAACCATACTTTGAACTTCGCTCTCAGGCTCATGGCGCAGAAAATGCTAATGGAGACAGCCTAGTGAATAACGCCTTTGTATTTGGTGCTTCTTACGGTTTCTAA
- a CDS encoding TraB/GumN family protein: MFRLMTFVSSFIVLFTSFSSSAEPQHWLAKKGETEYMIIGSVHVGDKSMYPLPKNLLDHLSESSGLIIEADVRSSEGAIYPPLSTRTKAVLNKAERLQLIKIANDLQIPETQLLNAPPWNAALAIQLALVNKLGYVSTEGVDMHLIELAEKSDIPIISFESVQFQIDLIAGQPDEGKEMLLSSINEYEAGEELVECLIESWKSGDGSMLEEASLTDKATEEFNEAFLYSRNKDWAEKLDNGSILPQKQGRYTVVVGSLHLVGRGNLIDLLAERGFEITPLGNTRKAKCDI; encoded by the coding sequence ATGTTTCGCCTCATGACCTTCGTGTCCTCGTTCATCGTCCTCTTTACTTCCTTTTCGTCCAGTGCGGAGCCACAACACTGGTTAGCCAAAAAAGGGGAAACAGAATATATGATCATTGGCTCAGTACATGTGGGGGATAAATCCATGTATCCCTTGCCTAAGAATCTACTCGATCACCTAAGCGAAAGTTCTGGGTTGATCATTGAAGCGGACGTGAGAAGTAGTGAGGGTGCCATTTATCCACCGTTATCTACTCGAACCAAGGCTGTACTGAACAAAGCGGAGCGTCTGCAGCTGATTAAAATAGCCAATGATTTGCAGATTCCGGAAACTCAGTTGTTAAATGCCCCACCTTGGAATGCAGCCCTCGCCATTCAACTCGCGTTGGTGAATAAACTGGGTTATGTATCCACAGAAGGTGTCGATATGCACTTGATTGAACTGGCAGAAAAAAGCGATATTCCTATCATTTCGTTCGAATCAGTGCAGTTCCAAATCGATTTGATTGCTGGCCAACCAGATGAAGGCAAAGAGATGCTACTTTCATCCATCAATGAATATGAAGCAGGAGAGGAACTGGTCGAGTGTCTGATTGAAAGCTGGAAAAGTGGCGATGGTAGCATGTTGGAAGAAGCATCGTTAACTGACAAAGCAACAGAAGAGTTCAATGAAGCCTTTTTGTATTCACGTAATAAAGACTGGGCAGAAAAGCTCGACAACGGCAGCATACTGCCACAAAAGCAAGGCCGCTATACGGTTGTAGTTGGCAGCCTGCATCTCGTTGGTAGAGGCAACTTAATTGATTTGCTGGCCGAGCGAGGTTTTGAAATTACCCCGCTTGGTAATACACGTAAAGCGAAGTGTGATATTTGA
- a CDS encoding DUF3149 domain-containing protein, whose protein sequence is MDFWLDLLFGNAVGLSSMIVIFGAIGLMLFYGGFFMYKIMNDKSPH, encoded by the coding sequence ATGGACTTTTGGCTTGATCTCCTATTTGGTAATGCAGTAGGTCTATCATCGATGATAGTAATCTTCGGAGCAATCGGTCTGATGTTGTTTTACGGCGGTTTCTTCATGTACAAGATCATGAACGATAAATCTCCTCACTAG